GGCACCAATGAAGGCAATCGAGCGTTGTTCCATGTTACATCCTCTGTGTTTTCAAGGCCGGGAGGGACAGAGACGTCCTTCCTAGACGTTAAAAGTATGAGGCCATTATATACCCAAGCAGCGCCGGGGTGCTGGGTATAATTCGGCTTACTGTTTGGTTGAATAATCGCGGGCACCAAAAATCGCGGTACCGATCCGGACGATGGTACTGCCAGCGGCGACGGCGGCATCGAGATCACCGCTCATCCCCATCGATAGGGTATCAAGCTGTGGGTGCTTGGCCTTGAGCTTGTTCATCGCCTCGGAAAGGCTGGAGAACGCTGCCAGCTGGCTGTCATAGTCATTGGCCTTTTGCGGAATAGACATCAGGCCGCGCAATACCAGGTTTGGCATCATTGCCACTTCGTCGGCCAGGGCGGCAACGTCGTCGAAAGCCAATCCCGATTTGGAGTCTTCTCCGCTGGTGTTGACCTGAAGCAGGACATTGAGCGGGGGCATGTCGGCAGGGCGCTGCTCGCTCAGGCGGCGGGCTATCTTGGCGCGATCTACCGAGTGGACCCAGTCAAAGTGCTCGGCAATCGGGCGGGTTTTGTTGGACTGGATAGGGCCGATGAAATGCCAGCTTAATGCTGGAGCGGCACCTTGCTGGGCAAAGTACTGGATCTTCTCGACGCCTTCTTGAACATAGTTTTCGCCGAAAGCGCGATGGCCTGCGGCAATCGCTTCTTCGATGGCGGCGATAGGCTTGGTCTTGCTTACCGCAAGCAGTTGCACTGTTTCGGCATCTCTACCGCATTTTTCTGCAGCCAGGCCGATCTGGTTGATGACCTGTTCAATATTTTGCTTGATACTATTCATAATTGATTCTGTGGGGAAAATTTATGGATATCACCGAACTACTGGACTTTAGTGTAAAGCATAACGCCTCTGATCTGCACCTTTCTGCAGGTGTTCCGCCAATGATCCGTGTTGATGGTGATGTGCGCAAGCTGAGCTTGCCGGCTCTTGAACACGGTGAAGTGCACCGTCTGGTATTCGATATAATGAATGACGCCCAGCGGCGGGAGTTCGAAGAGCGACTGGAAGTCGACTTTTCGTTCGAGTTGCCTGATGTCGGCCGCTTCCGTGTCAATGCCTTCAAGCAGGCGCGCGGCAGCGCGGCGGTATTTAGGACCATCCCGGTCAATATTCCAACCCTGGAGTCATTGGGGGTGCCTGATGTGTTCTATCAGATAGCCCAGTGCCAACGCGGCCTGGTGCTGGTGACCGGGGCTACGGGATCGGGTAAGTCCACCACCATTGCCGCGCTGGTGGATCACATCAACGAGAATTTCAACCGCCATATCCTGACCATCGAAGATCCGGTGGAGTTTGTCCATACCGGCAAGCGCTGCCTGATCAACCAGCGGGAGGTCCACCGCGATACCCATAGCTTCCATAATGCCCTGCGCTCTTCGTTACGTGAAGATCCGGATGTGATTGTGGTTGGTGAGCTGCGTGACCGCGAAACAATCAGCTTGGCACTGACGGCAGCAGAAACCGGGCATTTGGTGCTGGGTACCCTGCATACCAGCTCGGCGGCCAAGACCGTTGATAGGGTTATCGATGTATTTCCGGGCAACGACAAGGCGATGGTGCGCTCGATGTTGTCGGAGTCGCTCCG
This Photobacterium gaetbulicola Gung47 DNA region includes the following protein-coding sequences:
- a CDS encoding putative twitching motility protein PilT (COG2805); translation: MDITELLDFSVKHNASDLHLSAGVPPMIRVDGDVRKLSLPALEHGEVHRLVFDIMNDAQRREFEERLEVDFSFELPDVGRFRVNAFKQARGSAAVFRTIPVNIPTLESLGVPDVFYQIAQCQRGLVLVTGATGSGKSTTIAALVDHINENFNRHILTIEDPVEFVHTGKRCLINQREVHRDTHSFHNALRSSLREDPDVIVVGELRDRETISLALTAAETGHLVLGTLHTSSAAKTVDRVIDVFPGNDKAMVRSMLSESLRAVVSQNLLKCTSGGRIAAHEVMMATPAIRNLIREDKVAQMFSMIQTGSAMGMQTMEQSVKMLVAQGLVDAEEGRRVVDSGLSQF
- a CDS encoding TIM-barrel fold family protein (COG0325), producing the protein MNSIKQNIEQVINQIGLAAEKCGRDAETVQLLAVSKTKPIAAIEEAIAAGHRAFGENYVQEGVEKIQYFAQQGAAPALSWHFIGPIQSNKTRPIAEHFDWVHSVDRAKIARRLSEQRPADMPPLNVLLQVNTSGEDSKSGLAFDDVAALADEVAMMPNLVLRGLMSIPQKANDYDSQLAAFSSLSEAMNKLKAKHPQLDTLSMGMSGDLDAAVAAGSTIVRIGTAIFGARDYSTKQ